From the genome of Vanessa atalanta chromosome 30, ilVanAtal1.2, whole genome shotgun sequence, one region includes:
- the LOC125075414 gene encoding zinc finger MYM-type protein 5-like — MSDGRKRLSGAEYKKKAKIKKEEQEQIIRKTTKIDSFFKNENCIEKSGTSTMQSGKDETDFKSAAHLSSVELSTKEKVDDCVLDGECSKINDCVFDDECSKIEDASRTESLNDDRMQTTEDQNKDPALWEINDTLREIIARCGFDQNKCSDFSKSERVNADQRRFLPVSIFQRKMKNNEVKDRNWLVYSESKRSVYCGPCLAFGPLENKTQFENEGFNDWKNAELRVAQHENSARHKSSILSLKARSAIDSRIDNLLHLQIDEEITYWRNVLKRVVAVVKRLCSRGLAFRGKSEKFGDPHNGNYFMILELLAEFDPFLASHIERFGNQGSGSTSYLSKPVCDEFIILMGHKVLKQIGDEIRRAKYFSLIIDSTPDIAHVDQLTFVIRYVSETGEPCERFLKFLPLLSSVSDSSV, encoded by the coding sequence atgagTGATGGTAGAAAGCGACTTAGCGGAGCGGAGTACAAAAAGAaggccaaaataaaaaaagaagaacaAGAGCAAATCATACGAAAAACCACAAAAATTGACAgttttttcaaaaatgaaaattgtatcGAAAAGTCGGGAACGTCAACAATGCAATCTGGAAAGGATGAAACGGACTTCAAATCGGCTGCCCATCTGTCATCTGTTGAACTATCGACTAAAGAAAAAGTTGATGATTGTGTTCTTGACGGCGAGTGCTCCAAAATTAATGATTGTGTTTTTGACGACGAGTGCTCCAAAATTGAAGATGCCTCTCGGACCGAGTCGTTAAACGATGATCGAATGCAAACAACTGAAGATCAGAACAAGGATCCAGCTTTATGGGAAATTAACGACACTTTAAGGGAAATTATTGCAAGATGCGGCTTCGATCAAAACAAATGTTCTGACTTCTCTAAAAGTGAAAGAGTAAATGCTGATCAACGTCGTTTCTTGCCAGTGAGTATCTTCCaaagaaaaatgaaaaacaatgaaGTAAAGGACCGAAATTGGCTGGTTTACTCCGAAAGTAAGAGATCTGTATACTGCGGGCCGTGTTTAGCATTTGGTCCATTGGAGAATAAAACTCAGTTCGAGAACGAAGGATTTAATGACTGGAAAAATGCAGAACTTCGAGTAGCTCAGCATGAAAACTCAGCGCGTCATAAATCCAGTATTCTTAGTTTGAAAGCTAGAAGTGCGATTGATTCTCGAATCGATAATTTACTTCATTTGCAAATTGATGAAGAAATCACTTATTGGAGAAACGTTTTGAAAAGGGTTGTTGCTGTAGTGAAGCGGCTGTGTTCAAGAGGTCTCGCTTTTAGAGGAAAAAGTGAAAAGTTCGGTGATCCACACAACGGGAATTATTTTATGATCCTGGAACTGTTAGCTGAGTTCGATCCTTTCTTAGCCAGTCATATTGAGCGGTTTGGGAATCAAGGATCCGGAAGTACCAGTTACTTGTCGAAACCAGTTTGCGATGAGTTTATAATCTTGATGGGCCATAAAGTATTGAAGCAAATTGGAGATGAGATAAGAAGGGCGAAATACTTTTCCTTAATTATCGATTCGACACCGGATATAGCGCATGTGGACCAGCTCACCTTCGTGATCCGATATGTTTCAGAAACAGGAGAACCCTGTGAAAGATTCCTCAAGTTTTTACCCTTATTGAGTTCGGTATCGGACTCCAGTGTCTAA